In a single window of the Arenicella chitinivorans genome:
- a CDS encoding DUF3450 domain-containing protein, with protein MGTVVLKSVINRGVVGLALVLTAVMPITAQADKTDDILNSGLSRQRAGAESQKRIDAISEQTEKTVAQYQQQRKNVEVLKKFNDRMRRTLDAQVVAMQKLERSIEDASQIERQIVPLMLSMIDGLERFIDADIPFKLDERRARVKRIKGYLTNANISAAERFRQVLEAYSTESAYGNSIDVFTEELDLPSGKLAVNILQVGRSGLYYLTTDGQQAGYWDVSDKQWKPLDSSHNAGITDAIRMTQGKDVKDLMVLPTRAPEAI; from the coding sequence ATGGGTACAGTAGTACTGAAATCAGTGATAAACCGAGGTGTCGTCGGGTTGGCGCTTGTGCTTACCGCAGTGATGCCAATCACTGCCCAAGCAGATAAAACCGACGACATTTTAAACAGCGGCCTTAGTCGCCAGCGTGCCGGTGCTGAATCACAAAAGCGAATTGACGCGATTTCTGAGCAAACAGAAAAAACGGTCGCGCAGTATCAGCAACAACGCAAAAACGTCGAAGTATTGAAAAAGTTTAACGATCGTATGCGCCGCACCTTAGATGCGCAGGTCGTAGCGATGCAAAAGCTTGAGCGTTCGATAGAGGACGCGTCGCAGATCGAGCGCCAAATCGTACCTTTGATGCTGAGCATGATTGATGGCTTGGAGCGGTTCATCGATGCCGACATTCCATTCAAGTTGGATGAAAGACGTGCGCGTGTTAAACGTATTAAGGGTTATCTGACTAATGCCAATATTTCGGCGGCAGAACGATTCCGCCAGGTGCTTGAGGCGTACTCAACTGAAAGTGCATACGGAAATTCAATTGATGTTTTCACTGAGGAGTTGGATTTACCGAGCGGTAAGCTCGCCGTGAATATCCTGCAAGTTGGTCGTTCGGGTCTGTATTACCTGACTACAGATGGGCAACAAGCTGGCTATTGGGATGTTAGCGATAAGCAGTGGAAACCGCTCGATTCTTCTCATAACGCCGGGATTACAGATGCTATCCGCATGACTCAGGGCAAGGATGTTAAAGATTTGATGGTGTTGCCAACGAGAGCACCGGAGGCGATTTAA
- a CDS encoding TonB family protein, giving the protein MLRSIPSFLIAVVVTLGLIIGMYALIKMDEPTLEEASEFKLPDFKYNPEDESVETITAKPKRPDEVQEQPDTPDVKIVADRIDINSEFAFGAVKVGINRDLKGFNSNDGEYLPIFRPPPVYPRRAAERGLCGSVDLRFTVTSSGTVRDPEVIASTSSMFEGAAKKAALKYKYKPRQVGGKPVDVPGVEIRVKFEMEGGC; this is encoded by the coding sequence ATGCTTAGATCTATACCATCATTTTTGATCGCCGTAGTTGTGACGCTGGGTTTGATTATCGGTATGTACGCGCTCATCAAAATGGATGAGCCTACATTGGAAGAAGCCTCTGAATTCAAACTGCCGGATTTTAAATACAATCCAGAAGATGAATCAGTCGAAACCATCACTGCCAAGCCCAAACGTCCGGATGAAGTACAAGAGCAACCTGATACGCCGGATGTGAAAATCGTGGCGGATCGTATTGATATCAATTCCGAGTTCGCCTTTGGTGCGGTCAAAGTTGGTATTAATCGTGATTTAAAAGGGTTTAACTCGAATGACGGCGAATACCTTCCAATCTTTCGTCCACCACCGGTCTACCCTCGACGTGCGGCTGAGCGCGGCTTGTGTGGGTCTGTTGATCTGCGATTCACCGTGACTTCTAGTGGTACGGTTCGCGATCCGGAAGTGATTGCCAGTACCTCATCAATGTTTGAAGGTGCGGCAAAAAAAGCAGCGCTTAAGTACAAATACAAACCACGTCAAGTCGGTGGCAAACCAGTCGATGTGCCAGGTGTCGAAATCCGAGTGAAATTTGAAATGGAAGGTGGTTGTTAA
- a CDS encoding MotA/TolQ/ExbB proton channel family protein yields the protein MKHLITAVAMAASVALAPAQAQTVDQILNQVKSGSLQKSKAAQDLEARFRAAGAGKAAIVANLRAQREALDARSNQLEAQYAANNEELDQIRTARETALGDLKDLFGAVQQVVGETEARFDTSIISAQFPERGANFDEISKKVSNQANDLVSAGEIESVWRELFNELVQQGKVAKFNASVATASGAREQQEVVRVGVFNLVGDGKFLTYGKGGVAELPRQPDGRYLSQAGDLFSASGSGSTVDFALDPTQGRLLDAAVESPSLRERIDQGGPVGYIILGVGLFAALIAFYKILTLFGVAAAVNKQAKNPDSPSDKNPLGRVLKAVKDNPSNDTEAMELRLSEAIMKETPKLTSWLMFLKIVSVVAPLAGLLGTVLGMIETFQSITLFGAGDPKLMAGGISQALVTTVCGLVVAIPIVLLHTAAASKAKRVEEILEEQSAGMVARQIES from the coding sequence ATGAAGCACTTAATTACAGCTGTCGCCATGGCGGCGTCGGTCGCGCTAGCGCCGGCACAGGCTCAAACGGTTGACCAGATACTGAATCAAGTTAAAAGCGGTAGCCTGCAGAAAAGTAAGGCTGCGCAAGATCTGGAAGCACGTTTCCGTGCAGCAGGCGCAGGTAAAGCAGCGATTGTTGCTAATCTTCGTGCTCAGCGTGAAGCGTTGGATGCGCGTAGCAACCAGTTGGAAGCACAGTATGCCGCCAATAATGAAGAGCTGGATCAAATCCGTACGGCTCGTGAAACGGCATTGGGTGATCTGAAAGATCTGTTCGGCGCGGTTCAACAGGTGGTGGGCGAAACCGAAGCCCGTTTCGACACATCAATCATTTCTGCGCAGTTCCCAGAGCGTGGCGCGAACTTCGACGAGATTTCTAAGAAAGTATCGAATCAAGCAAATGATTTGGTCTCGGCAGGTGAAATCGAGTCTGTTTGGCGTGAACTATTCAATGAACTCGTTCAGCAAGGCAAAGTCGCGAAGTTTAACGCGTCGGTTGCAACTGCCTCGGGTGCGCGTGAGCAACAGGAAGTAGTACGTGTAGGCGTCTTCAACCTGGTAGGTGACGGCAAGTTCCTGACTTACGGTAAAGGTGGTGTTGCTGAGCTGCCACGTCAACCTGACGGTCGCTATTTGAGCCAGGCTGGCGATTTGTTTAGTGCTAGTGGCAGCGGTTCAACGGTTGATTTTGCACTCGATCCAACACAAGGCCGTTTACTCGATGCAGCGGTCGAAAGCCCAAGTTTGCGTGAGCGTATCGACCAAGGTGGTCCAGTCGGCTACATTATTTTGGGTGTTGGTCTGTTTGCTGCTTTGATCGCGTTCTACAAAATCCTGACTTTGTTTGGTGTTGCTGCGGCTGTGAACAAGCAAGCTAAAAACCCAGACTCACCGTCAGACAAGAACCCATTGGGTCGCGTGTTGAAAGCGGTTAAAGATAATCCAAGCAACGACACCGAAGCGATGGAGCTGCGTTTGTCAGAAGCAATCATGAAGGAAACGCCAAAGCTGACCTCATGGCTGATGTTCCTAAAGATCGTATCCGTGGTCGCGCCTTTGGCCGGTCTACTCGGTACTGTATTGGGTATGATTGAAACCTTCCAGTCGATCACATTGTTTGGCGCAGGTGACCCGAAATTGATGGCGGGTGGTATCTCACAAGCCCTGGTTACCACAGTTTGTGGTCTGGTCGTTGCGATTCCGATCGTGCTTCTTCACACGGCCGCGGCGTCGAAAGCGAAGCGTGTTGAGGAAATCCTTGAAGAGCAGTCAGCTGGTATGGTTGCTCGTCAGATCGAAAGTTAA
- a CDS encoding MotA/TolQ/ExbB proton channel family protein yields the protein MKNRVVKPFVTIAMAFAVLLGTAPTYAQESNATRALNIDRILNATRTAASRERTANTARENQFKAERSKQQGRLNAMRNERVRQERIGDDLDRQFKENEVKIEELQTELARELGDLKQLFGVIQLSASEAQESYKSSLISAQYPDRAESLRQMVAKMASLTDLVSIQEIEDLWFQLQNEMTEQGKIVQYTAPVKHIVGYEEDEQGNRLKNEEGRDIPIYEEREMQVTRVGVFNAVAGDDILQYSDGLGFVALERKMPGDFNTYSQNLQNANAGVTPFKLDPTKGALLAALVQAPTLGEKVNEGGIIGYIIIALGILALLIAALRILVLMGVEGRVRKQARNLKKPSLGNPLGRVLKVYQDNPDTDPETMELKLGEAMLKESPKLNAWIMFVKIIAVVAPLLGLLGTVTGMIQTFQAITLYGAGDPQTMAGGISQALVTTVLGLVVAIPTVFAHWLASTRAKRVEDMLEEHAAGLIAAQYEGQR from the coding sequence ATGAAAAACCGAGTAGTAAAGCCATTTGTGACCATTGCCATGGCCTTCGCTGTGCTCTTAGGGACTGCGCCAACGTATGCGCAAGAAAGTAATGCGACCCGAGCGCTGAATATTGATCGTATCTTGAATGCTACACGAACTGCCGCTTCGCGAGAGCGAACAGCGAATACAGCACGTGAAAATCAATTTAAGGCGGAACGAAGTAAACAACAAGGTCGTTTAAATGCAATGCGCAATGAGCGTGTTCGCCAAGAACGAATTGGCGATGACTTGGATCGCCAGTTTAAAGAAAATGAAGTTAAGATCGAGGAATTGCAAACCGAGCTCGCACGAGAACTCGGTGATCTTAAGCAGTTGTTTGGTGTTATTCAGCTATCTGCGTCTGAAGCACAAGAGTCCTACAAGTCATCTCTGATCAGTGCCCAGTATCCGGACCGCGCAGAAAGCCTGCGCCAAATGGTTGCGAAGATGGCAAGCCTGACAGACTTGGTATCGATCCAAGAGATCGAAGATCTGTGGTTTCAACTACAGAATGAGATGACTGAACAGGGCAAGATTGTTCAGTACACGGCACCGGTAAAGCATATCGTTGGCTACGAAGAGGACGAGCAGGGTAACCGTCTGAAGAACGAAGAAGGTAGAGACATTCCAATCTACGAAGAACGTGAAATGCAGGTGACGCGTGTTGGTGTATTTAACGCCGTCGCGGGTGACGACATTCTGCAATATTCTGATGGTCTTGGTTTTGTTGCACTCGAACGCAAAATGCCGGGTGATTTTAATACCTATTCACAGAATTTACAGAATGCCAATGCCGGTGTGACACCTTTCAAATTAGACCCGACTAAGGGTGCTTTGTTGGCGGCCTTGGTGCAAGCGCCAACATTGGGCGAGAAGGTGAATGAGGGAGGCATTATTGGTTACATTATTATCGCCTTGGGTATTTTGGCATTGTTAATCGCCGCGCTTAGAATTCTGGTATTAATGGGCGTTGAAGGTCGTGTTCGTAAGCAGGCTCGTAACCTGAAAAAGCCTTCGCTTGGCAATCCGTTGGGTCGCGTTCTAAAAGTGTATCAAGACAATCCAGATACCGATCCGGAGACCATGGAATTGAAGCTTGGCGAAGCGATGCTCAAAGAATCTCCGAAGCTCAATGCGTGGATCATGTTCGTCAAGATCATTGCCGTCGTGGCACCGTTGTTAGGTCTCTTGGGTACGGTAACTGGTATGATTCAGACCTTCCAGGCTATCACGCTTTACGGTGCAGGTGATCCGCAAACTATGGCCGGCGGTATATCGCAGGCCTTGGTTACCACGGTTCTGGGTCTTGTGGTTGCAATCCCAACTGTGTTTGCACATTGGTTAGCATCAACACGTGCTAAGCGTGTCGAGGATATGTTAGAAGAACATGCGGCTGGCTTGATTGCTGCGCAGTATGAAGGTCAACGTTAA
- a CDS encoding tetratricopeptide repeat protein, with amino-acid sequence MKAIEKLKPIMKSALSATFMVSLILAAEASFVGVQSAVAQEGESSQRQTKRVESIRQKNVKAFEKIQAAFEEKKISEAKQLLDKLASEPDLNNIEKAYLANYRGNICFEQDNLNCALREFKKVIATRDGIPDGFYNQMLYVIAQVLFSQENYREALTYAERWFKTQQDPTADAYMLVGQAHYMLKNYDAALPNVQKGISKYEAVGSVPKEGWLQLLSQIYRQKNDYKKMLPVLKQLVQYYPKKSYLLSMASVYNELDDQARMTAMYQAMYDQNLLSSESEIVALAQLNMSQDNPYSAAQIMEKGIGNGTLKNNLKNNRIYAQALFAAREYEKAISPLEKAASLSKDGKLYNQLGVSLIQLNRWREAESALKKAINKGGLQNTGAAYISLGLTQFEQKQFNEAEATFQRATNYEQVSKDARNWIAYVKAEVVRIRELEAPIQEIDTSVEPVT; translated from the coding sequence ATGAAAGCTATTGAAAAACTCAAACCGATCATGAAAAGCGCATTATCCGCGACCTTTATGGTGTCGTTGATTCTGGCGGCTGAAGCCTCCTTTGTCGGTGTGCAATCCGCGGTCGCGCAAGAAGGTGAAAGTTCACAGCGACAAACCAAGCGTGTTGAGTCTATTCGTCAAAAGAACGTTAAAGCGTTTGAGAAAATCCAGGCGGCTTTCGAAGAGAAGAAGATCTCCGAAGCCAAGCAGTTGCTGGACAAGCTGGCATCTGAGCCGGACCTAAACAACATCGAAAAAGCATACCTGGCCAATTATCGCGGCAATATCTGTTTTGAGCAGGACAATCTGAACTGCGCGCTGAGAGAATTTAAGAAGGTAATCGCGACACGCGATGGCATACCTGACGGGTTCTACAATCAGATGTTGTATGTGATTGCCCAGGTTCTATTTTCGCAGGAAAATTATCGGGAAGCCCTAACCTACGCCGAGCGTTGGTTCAAAACTCAACAAGACCCAACCGCGGATGCCTATATGCTAGTAGGCCAAGCGCACTATATGTTGAAGAACTATGACGCCGCGTTGCCGAATGTGCAAAAAGGTATTTCCAAGTACGAAGCCGTCGGTAGTGTGCCCAAAGAGGGATGGCTGCAGTTACTAAGTCAGATCTATCGTCAGAAGAACGACTACAAAAAAATGCTGCCTGTTTTGAAACAGCTCGTTCAGTACTATCCTAAGAAGAGCTATTTGCTTTCGATGGCCAGCGTTTACAACGAGTTGGATGATCAGGCACGTATGACTGCCATGTATCAAGCGATGTACGATCAAAACCTGCTTAGTTCAGAGTCAGAAATCGTTGCGCTTGCGCAGTTGAACATGAGTCAAGACAACCCGTACTCAGCCGCACAGATTATGGAAAAAGGGATCGGTAACGGTACCCTGAAAAATAATCTCAAGAACAACCGTATTTATGCGCAGGCCTTGTTCGCTGCTCGTGAGTATGAAAAAGCAATTTCCCCGTTGGAAAAAGCCGCTAGTTTGTCAAAAGACGGCAAGCTATATAACCAGCTGGGTGTGTCGCTGATTCAATTGAATCGCTGGCGCGAAGCCGAAAGCGCACTCAAAAAGGCCATCAATAAAGGTGGTCTACAAAATACTGGTGCGGCTTATATTAGCTTAGGTCTAACGCAGTTTGAGCAGAAGCAATTTAACGAAGCTGAAGCCACGTTCCAACGTGCAACAAACTACGAGCAAGTGTCAAAAGATGCGCGTAACTGGATTGCTTATGTGAAAGCTGAAGTGGTTCGAATTCGTGAGTTGGAAGCGCCAATTCAAGAAATTGATACCAGCGTAGAACCAGTAACTTAA
- a CDS encoding ExbD/TolR family protein: MRRGIRNRQEEDAKIDITPMLDVVFIMLIFFIVTASFIKQSGATITKPEAVNAVKHPKASILLAIDENNDIWLDKRVIDPRAIKANIARMRAETPDGEVIVQADIESNAETLMKVVDALKEAGIPLPTVSTKSE, from the coding sequence ATGAGACGAGGAATAAGAAACAGACAGGAAGAAGATGCCAAGATCGACATTACGCCGATGCTTGACGTCGTTTTCATCATGCTGATTTTCTTCATCGTGACAGCAAGCTTTATTAAGCAAAGTGGTGCCACTATTACCAAACCGGAAGCTGTGAATGCGGTAAAGCATCCCAAAGCATCCATCCTATTGGCTATCGATGAAAATAATGATATCTGGTTGGACAAGCGGGTAATCGATCCACGAGCAATCAAAGCAAACATTGCGCGCATGCGGGCAGAGACACCAGACGGTGAAGTCATCGTTCAGGCTGACATTGAGTCAAATGCCGAGACCTTGATGAAAGTGGTTGACGCGCTGAAAGAGGCGGGAATACCGTTACCAACTGTCTCGACCAAATCGGAGTAG
- the pgi gene encoding glucose-6-phosphate isomerase — MPSTSIAPAIKNALSEHAKQDLVHGIKHKFDSDQERVVHTSFDIANIHFDFSKTHIDDALLNTYTDYAAQIDFKAKRHALFAGERVNVTEDRSVLHTLLRDPRNQGIAMALPETLSQAQSARDALIKQYHDIQADLARRSTPIRNIIHVGIGGSALGPQLIYEALSGVNPKVKIHFISNIDAHQLVDALDVCDADSTLVIGVSKTFTTAETLQNIDSVADWFRAQGVDEPLTHFYAVTAFPENAVNYGIPNTNIVSFPEWVGGRYSVWSSVSLSAALVFGIEDFEQFLAGAAEMDRHFYHAEPAENVCFIAAALDHYYANFMQATSRAIFAYDHRLRSLVDYLQQLETESNGKDRQLDGSPVDQETSAVIWGGVGTDVQHSVFQMLHQGTALIPSEFILVAKADHDLNAHHQELLANGVAQTAALLAGQDIAKVNELHAEEHLTELTKQAKIFSGERPSTTMLLSQLTPATLGSLLAFYEHRTFSGGVLVNINSYDQMGVELGKRLAKQVNPMLDAMTPDSEVQKNAEGFDASTLDLIARIRRA; from the coding sequence ATGCCTAGCACTTCTATTGCTCCAGCTATTAAGAACGCGTTATCCGAACACGCGAAACAAGATCTCGTTCATGGAATCAAACACAAGTTTGATTCAGACCAGGAACGTGTGGTTCATACATCGTTTGATATCGCTAATATCCATTTTGATTTTAGTAAAACTCACATCGATGATGCGTTGCTGAATACGTACACCGATTATGCCGCTCAAATCGATTTCAAAGCCAAACGCCATGCATTGTTTGCTGGCGAGCGAGTCAATGTCACGGAAGACCGTTCAGTGTTGCACACCTTACTGCGAGACCCGCGAAATCAGGGGATTGCAATGGCCTTACCAGAAACATTGTCCCAGGCGCAGAGCGCGCGTGATGCGTTGATCAAGCAATACCATGATATACAAGCTGACCTAGCTCGCCGTTCGACACCGATACGCAATATAATCCATGTTGGTATCGGCGGTTCGGCGCTTGGGCCACAGTTGATCTACGAGGCCTTAAGCGGTGTTAACCCTAAGGTGAAAATCCACTTTATAAGTAACATCGATGCTCACCAATTAGTTGACGCGCTGGACGTGTGTGACGCTGACAGTACCTTGGTTATTGGTGTTTCAAAAACCTTTACCACCGCCGAAACTTTGCAAAATATTGATTCGGTTGCTGACTGGTTTCGAGCGCAAGGCGTTGATGAGCCGTTAACACACTTTTACGCGGTCACTGCCTTTCCTGAAAACGCGGTTAACTACGGGATACCAAACACTAATATCGTGTCATTCCCTGAATGGGTGGGCGGACGCTATTCGGTTTGGTCGTCTGTGTCACTCTCCGCGGCGTTGGTCTTTGGCATAGAGGATTTTGAACAGTTTCTCGCCGGTGCGGCGGAAATGGACAGGCACTTCTATCACGCCGAGCCGGCGGAGAATGTGTGTTTTATTGCTGCGGCACTGGATCATTACTATGCGAATTTCATGCAGGCCACATCGCGAGCGATATTTGCTTACGATCATCGTCTGCGCTCATTGGTTGATTATTTACAACAACTTGAAACCGAGAGTAATGGTAAGGATAGACAACTTGATGGCAGCCCAGTTGATCAGGAAACCTCGGCAGTAATTTGGGGTGGTGTCGGAACCGATGTGCAACATTCAGTATTTCAAATGTTGCATCAGGGCACTGCACTCATTCCCTCGGAGTTTATTCTGGTTGCCAAAGCGGATCATGACTTGAATGCGCATCATCAGGAGTTGTTAGCCAACGGTGTGGCGCAGACAGCGGCGTTACTGGCGGGACAAGACATTGCCAAGGTCAATGAGCTGCATGCAGAAGAGCACCTTACTGAGTTAACCAAGCAGGCGAAGATATTCTCCGGCGAGCGTCCCTCGACCACGATGCTGCTGTCTCAGCTAACTCCGGCAACACTCGGATCTCTCTTAGCATTTTACGAGCATCGAACCTTTAGTGGTGGCGTGTTGGTTAATATTAATTCGTATGATCAGATGGGAGTGGAGCTGGGAAAACGGCTAGCAAAGCAGGTGAACCCGATGCTTGATGCCATGACTCCGGATTCGGAGGTACAAAAAAACGCGGAGGGTTTTGACGCCTCCACGTTGGATTTAATTGCCCGAATTCGCCGGGCATAG
- a CDS encoding ExbD/TolR family protein codes for MKRLGKANNEEETDIDITPMLDVVFIMLIFFIVTASFVKESGLDLNKPPQTDEPPDPTAPKPIVVEINKLNEITIERNVVDYRAIKSTVTRLKAERPDSNVVVRVDPKAQTKTIIQAVDGIKSANVDLPTISMTEGG; via the coding sequence ATGAAACGTCTGGGTAAAGCTAATAACGAGGAAGAAACCGATATCGACATCACGCCTATGTTGGACGTGGTGTTCATCATGTTGATTTTCTTTATCGTCACTGCCAGTTTTGTAAAAGAATCGGGGCTTGATCTTAACAAGCCGCCTCAAACTGATGAGCCGCCTGATCCAACTGCACCAAAGCCGATCGTAGTTGAAATCAATAAATTGAATGAAATTACGATTGAGCGGAATGTGGTGGATTATCGTGCCATTAAGTCGACTGTAACCCGTTTGAAGGCGGAACGTCCTGACTCAAATGTGGTGGTTCGAGTAGACCCAAAAGCACAAACCAAAACCATCATCCAAGCGGTCGATGGCATCAAGTCAGCGAATGTTGATTTGCCAACGATATCTATGACCGAAGGTGGTTAA
- the gap gene encoding type I glyceraldehyde-3-phosphate dehydrogenase gives MLRVAINGFGRIGRNIVRAIYERDLTDQIKVVAINDLAPIESNAHLLQFDTTHGRFNHKIEFDENALLIDGAKVLAYSQRDPEQLPWKDLEIDVVFECTGIFKTKELAGKHLIAGANKVLVSAPGKGLDATVVYGVNENILTASDKLVSNASCTTNCLAQIAKAMHDSIGIKEGLANTVHAYTNTQNLIDSYHKDKRRGRAANYSMIPTSTGSAKAIGAVIPELDGKLDAVAIRVPTINVSLLDFTFVPEKSASLAEVSKIFDAYAQDRAGVFEVSEAPLVSVDFNHNPCSCVVDIEQTRITGNLIKVQAWYDNEWGFSNRMLDTAFSMQQAK, from the coding sequence ATGTTACGAGTAGCGATTAATGGGTTTGGAAGAATAGGGCGTAATATTGTTCGTGCAATTTACGAACGGGATTTAACCGATCAGATCAAGGTCGTGGCGATTAATGATTTAGCGCCAATTGAGTCAAATGCCCACCTTCTGCAGTTCGATACGACACACGGGCGTTTTAATCATAAAATCGAGTTCGACGAAAACGCGTTATTGATCGATGGCGCAAAGGTACTGGCGTATTCGCAGCGCGATCCAGAACAATTGCCGTGGAAGGACTTGGAAATTGATGTCGTCTTTGAATGTACCGGGATTTTCAAGACCAAAGAGTTAGCAGGCAAGCACCTTATTGCTGGTGCCAACAAAGTTTTAGTTTCGGCGCCAGGTAAAGGCTTAGATGCAACCGTTGTCTACGGGGTCAATGAAAATATCCTTACAGCATCCGATAAATTGGTTTCGAACGCATCGTGCACTACTAATTGCCTGGCCCAGATAGCCAAGGCGATGCACGATTCAATCGGAATTAAAGAGGGTCTGGCCAACACTGTCCATGCGTACACTAATACACAAAATTTAATTGATTCATACCATAAAGATAAGCGTCGCGGTCGTGCAGCAAATTATTCAATGATTCCAACCAGTACTGGCTCCGCCAAGGCGATCGGTGCAGTGATCCCAGAGTTAGACGGCAAGTTGGACGCAGTAGCGATACGCGTCCCGACGATTAATGTGTCCTTGCTTGATTTCACATTCGTGCCCGAGAAATCAGCGAGTCTCGCGGAGGTCAGTAAGATTTTTGACGCGTATGCGCAAGATCGTGCCGGCGTGTTCGAGGTGAGTGAAGCGCCATTAGTGTCAGTCGACTTTAATCACAACCCATGTTCCTGCGTGGTGGATATCGAACAAACACGCATTACCGGTAATTTGATTAAAGTACAAGCGTGGTATGACAACGAATGGGGATTCTCAAATCGTATGCTTGATACCGCGTTTAGTATGCAACAGGCAAAATAA
- a CDS encoding MotA/TolQ/ExbB proton channel family protein produces MPEFILVTFEYIRDFMELGGPVLYLIAGLLIIMWFMIIERIFYISGPHREAVKAAIDEWESRKERKSWAAHQVREELVSRVGSKLRENLSMIQACVALAPLFGLLGTVTGMIEVFQVMAINGTSNARAMAGGVSRATVPTMAGMVAALSGLFLSFWLQRKADQEREKLNEKLTLDH; encoded by the coding sequence ATGCCAGAGTTTATTTTAGTCACATTTGAGTACATTCGAGATTTTATGGAACTGGGTGGGCCGGTTCTGTACTTGATCGCGGGTTTGCTCATTATCATGTGGTTCATGATTATTGAACGCATCTTTTATATTTCGGGTCCGCATCGCGAAGCAGTAAAAGCTGCCATCGACGAATGGGAGTCCCGCAAAGAGCGTAAATCATGGGCCGCACATCAAGTGCGTGAGGAATTAGTTTCTCGTGTCGGCAGTAAGCTGCGTGAGAACTTGTCGATGATTCAGGCATGTGTCGCACTGGCGCCATTATTTGGGCTGCTCGGTACGGTGACCGGCATGATCGAGGTTTTTCAGGTCATGGCGATTAACGGTACCAGTAACGCAAGAGCGATGGCTGGTGGTGTGTCGCGTGCCACGGTACCGACGATGGCGGGAATGGTCGCCGCACTGTCAGGCTTGTTTTTAAGTTTTTGGCTACAGCGCAAAGCTGATCAAGAACGTGAAAAGCTAAACGAAAAACTTACGCTTGATCACTGA